The sequence TGGTGTAACAAGGGAAAAGATCTTTGTTTTAGATGACAAAAGCAAGATAGTGTTTTTGTTATAGTTGTAGTTAATTAGAAATCTAAGTTTAAGTTTTGTGTGTAAATTTAAGGTTTGGGGTATCTCTGAAGTATTGATTTCTTATCATGTGAAGTGGTTTGATGTTTCTGTTCCAGATTTCCCCAAGTTCGTTTGTAACATTCTTAGAATCAAGCAAAGATAAACAAAGCTTATGGGTGGATTATCTCTTCAATGGACATGTGGACTGCTAGTTCTGGCTTGAATTTGGTTTAATGTATTGTTTGACTGAAATTTCTCTCTTCTCTGCAATTGATGCTGTGTTTTGCTTTGAATGATTTTCAATTGTATCGAAGTTCTTAAGTGCAGAAAGGAGTTTTTATTTTGCCAATTAAGTTATGATCAAACAGTTTCTTAATAAGCTCCCACGTAAGTCCTCTAAGTCGTCTGAAAATCGTGAAGGAGGGGGGACCTCTACATCATCTTCAAATGTTCCTAACAGTTTAAGAGGTGGTGATTTAGCAAGTAATCGATATGGGAACACAGGCGCTATTTCTTTTTCAGATGCTACTTCAAATCTAGTATTAAATCAAGGCAATAAGATTCAACAGGGTGTGAATTCAAAGCTGAATGGAAATTCagcagttttttcttttgaggctTTGCCTAGTTTTAAAGATGTTCCCAATACTGAGAAGCAGaacttgtttattaaaaagttgaacttgtgttgtgttgtgtttgaCTTTTCTGACCCAACAAAGGACTTTAAAGAAAAGGAGATCAAGCGACAGACATTGGTTGAACTTGTGGATCATATTGCTTCTGCTAATGGGAAATTCTCAGAAACTGTCATGCAGGAGATCATAAAGATGGTgtcaaaaaatttgtttagaaCACTCACTTCTCCACCCCGTGAGAATAAAGTCTTGGAAGGCTTTGATTTGGAAGAGGAAGAGCCATCAATGGATCCTGCATGGCCTCACTTGCAAATAGTGTATGAATTCCTTTTGAGGTTTGTCGCATCACCTGAGACAGATGCAAAGTTGGCTAAGAGGTATGTTGATCACTCATTTGTTCTCAGGTTGTTAGATCTTTTTGATTCAGAGGACCCCAGAGAGAGGGATTACTTGAAAACAGTTCTGCACCGCATTTATGGGAAATTTATGGTGCACCGACCTTTCATCAGGAAAGCAATCAACAACATCTTCTATcgttttatttttgaaactgaGAAGCATAATGGGATTGCAGAGCTGTTAGAGATTCTTGGTAGTATAATCAATGGGTTTGCTCTGCCGCTGAAAGAAGAGCACAAGCTCTTTCTTGTTCGGGCACTTATTCCGCttcataaaccaaaatgcatacccATGTACCACCAGCAGTTATCTTACTGCATTACACAATTTGTGGAGAAGGACTGCAAGCTTGCTGACACTATTATAAGGGGTTTACTAAAATATTGGCCAATTACGAATAGTTCTAAGGAGGTTATGTTCCTAGGTGAGCTGGAGGAAGTTTTAGAAGCAACTCAGCCTGCAGAATTTCAGCGCTGTATGGTACCCTTGTTTCGTCAAATTGGTCGTTGCTTGAGCAGTTCACATTTTCAGGTAGGTTGTTTTACCAGTTCGATCAGTTTCTACTTGTTAGTTCCTCTTTCCTGTGTTGAATGTCTGAACTAAAGGCATTCTTCTGTGGTAGAAATTAGATAATGAGTCTTTAAGCCTTCACTTTGTCATTTCTAGTGTGAGGGTTTGCTCCGGTTggtcttcttttgtttttccatgATTAAACTGCTGAAAATCATTTAACACTATAGAACTTGAATTTTGAGCGCAATTTCCGCCTTTCTGGTCTTGGGCTAAAATCTGCCTTTCTCCAATTCAAATGTGTGCAAATTTAGCCCAAACACAATCTATTCTAAAAGTTAGCAAATGTTAATGTTAACAAAATAAGAATTAgtagtaaaatatattttcattgtCCTTGCTTGTGAGGTTCCCCCATATTTCAACTCCCCCTTCAAACTCAAGTTGTCTTCTGGCATTTTCCAAAGAAAATAGTATCAAGATTGATGGAGAAGTTTGATGAGATGCAAATGTTTATGCTGTTTcataaaaaacctctctctctctctccactgtGCTCAGATTTTTCTTATTGTGTGGAGAAACTCTCAGGACATTTCCCCTTGATCATAGCTTAGGCAGTACAGCAGTGGGGTGCTTGTAGgttcaaaaattatttaaagaaaatctctGGAAGATTTAGCCTAGATTCCggattttttaatgaattttcaagttgtttgaaaattttcgaACATTTTTAGAATGCCATGTTTTTGATGCCATGGACATGGATATTATGCAATATCTATTATAGAACTGATAATATGAACTATTAATTAAAAGGATTGAAATCATGATAACCAAGTTGTCTTTTGATGCAACAGAAGTGAAGGCAAAAGGGGGGAAGGGAGTTAAGAAACTTGGGATTCCTAGACAGGGCATGTTAAATTGTGAATCTTGAACATGTGGCACATGTCCAAATATCGAGCTTTAGGACCTAGGTTTGTGTATATAGATATTGATTGAGGGAGGATTTCTCATTTCTGTTCATAACCCTTGTCCATCTGCACACATGGTAATGAACGACAGACATTGAGTGGTGGAATTGAGGCATATATACAATCTGGATATCCTTTTGCTAATTATTTTAGATGGATCTTTATTGTCACTCACATAGTTTGCCATGTGTATTAACATAGCATAAATAGTCATATTAACCTGATATAGGCCATAGTAGTTGTGCTGATTTTATGATGCTGTGATTGGATTGTGGCAAATGGTACTGATATGTAGGCTGTAATCCTGAGGCTTCTTTTAGGGTTATGGGACAATGATAGTCTCGCAGTtgtacttatataaaaaaaaagggtcttgCAGTTACATCAATGGGTTACAGGTAGGGTGTGGCTGTTGTGGTTTGGTGGTTAAATTGTGGGGAGGAGACTTCTTCCCAGTGATTTGTGCTGGTGGTGGCATTGATTATTAAGATTAACTCAAGAAGTccattttttaatcaattttataaaattaatccTTTCCTTTAATTTCTTTGATATCTTGTAAATAGTAATTGTGTGGTGGCTGCCTCCACTAGGTATTGATGGTAGTGGTGTTGATTCTATATTAATGAAACTAGGGGGCAATCATAAATGGCTTTTTTTTACaaaagcaattttttatttttttataagtaagtgCAATtcattaaagaaattaaaacatatacaggaagtatacagtgagaaaaagataagaaaagtgAAAGCAAAGAACATAGAATGAAAGAGCAAGGCCATTATATCAACGGCAGGTGCTTGGGAATCTAGGAactcaatcaaatttttttttaatataaaattgtttttgttgttcttaacaaaaacaattttaaacacTTAAATTGGGTTTTCTTAAACAACATGCACCTTTTAATTCTTAGGTATTGCTAGAattttccccctcttttttaGTAGAATGAACTTTCTATGGGCGGTCAAATTTATAATTCTATATTTTGATCTCTGATGAGTGATgaccacacacacaaacacactcaCACATCCACCCATTTTTAAACACTTAAATTGGGTTTTCTTAGACAACTTGCACCTTTTTAATTCTTAGGTATTGCTAGaatttttcccctctttttagGTAGAATGAACTTTCTGTGGGCAGTCAAATTTATAATTCTATATTTTGATCAATTatgagcacacacacacacacatccaCCTAAGCCCACATCTCTAGTCTTTCTTTAAACTTCTCAGATATATACCAAATTGTTATAAGAACATTCCTTCATAAAGGACCATGTGCCACACCAAAATAAATCCTTGTAAGGAATACTGGTTAAAACTATATCTTCGCATTGCTTGATCTAGTTGATTTGGACTCTATTAAGTTGCTCAGAATTGGTTGTACATCAAAGACCAAATGAAAACACTTCTTGGTTAGATTTCCTACTTTCGAATTAAATGTTGTTTTTCTAGCAAGTGACAAATCAGCCTTGAATGAATGATGTACACTTCCTGCTGCAAAAAatgaagttaaagaaaaaagaaaaaagaaaaaaagataatggCAAATGCATGGGAATTTATAGAGTCTGAATGTTGAAGCAATAGGAACTTAATGATGCAGCCAAAACAAGGCAGCTAGATTGATAGTTTTGTTATAAAACAGCAAATAAAGAGCCTTTTTGGCATTGTTGTAGGAAGTGGAGCTCTAACTGTAGACCATGGTTTTAAGAACCAGGATGGATAGAGAACTGGAAAGGAGTACGGTCGCCATTTCTCTCATCTGACCAGGGTTGGACTGGTGGTCAAACTGATGATGGcataaacaattttattaataaatttataattataaaaactaaaaaaattgtatgataAGTTTATAATTAGGGGTCCGGTAATGGGTGCTCTTAGGGAATTTGTTAATGGATAGTTTTAGGAAAGTCctgataaaattaataatatttactGAAGaacatctaaaatttttaataatctttaagtttcaaatgaTTTTCACACTAAAAAACCATAttctttctatttaaataagtaattttcataaagcaaaatattaaagaaatatCATTCATTCATGCTTCTTTGCATATtactattataataaaattacaatggAGGCTCACGTTAAAGCCAACAATTGTGTGTTTGGTCCATTAGAGACCCATTTTGtcttaccaaaagaaaaaaagaaaaaaagaattgaccATTCCCAAAACCaacttttcctttaaaaaaaaatgtaaagaaaagaaaaaactttctTTGTTTCAAATCTAAATGATGTGGCTTTGCTTGCCTCAAGTTATGAAGAAATTGAGACTTGCCCCCTTCATTgtcctcaaaaggaaaaatccacCAGATCAGGCGTTCTCTCACTCAATCTCTCTCTACAAGTTTTGTTTTGGCAACGTGGATGTTGAGGCTTGCCCTCATTCATGGTCCATAAAAAACCATTAGACTGATCAAACTTTCCCTCTCAATCCCTTTCTGCAATGTTTGGGTTGGCTAGGTGAGTCATCATGGACAGAGGTTTTGAGGTTGACTGGTTGGGCTTGAAGGAGGTGTAGATCTTGACTTCATGAGGTTGATTGAACCTATTTAATTGGCATGGTTCTTGGTTTTACCAGCTGAATATCTGGTTGCTagtttaatctttttttcttttttttgggtgtaacTGGATTGGACTGATTACGAGTTCATGATTGGACTGGTTGAACTGATTGATCACACAGGACTTGACACATGACCACACGacatttcttgaaaaattagggCATGGGGATGCAAAAATTATTGATGTACttgtcaaaaataaataaaaataaatttattaatatttatttttaggtatttatatatatatatatatatatatttaggcatgatttatgtttaattttaggttttaaaaataattgacaACCATCAAAATGTTTGGAAACATATCTAAATTTACTTGTAGCAGTCATTTTTCTTAGTTATTTTACCtacaaataatttaatttgaagtaaGAATTGGAATAGCACACCAAAAGGCTTTTATACCAAAGCTTGGAATTCTAGCTTTGGCTTAAGTGATTGTTTGGTATTACTGTATGAAGTAGAGCTTTAGACGTAGAGCTTTAATGAAAagctttttattgttttgagtgtgaaaaattacaatgaatattggtttaaaattttggacTTATAAAGCACGAACGCTGTATTGTATAGCGTTTTCctaaaaacttcaaaattcagCTCTTCCTTGTAGAACTTTTGAGGAGGTTAAAGCTGTTTGTAGAGCTTCAAAACACTGGTAATTTTCCCCCTCTGAAAGAGCTTTTTTAGTTCAAAAGCTCTGGGCCAGATAGATCCTAAAACTGTTTTTTAGCTTTTGGGGAGTCCTTAAAGCTCTTATTCCTCCTCACCTCACTACCAAACAGAAGACCCAAAGCCTAAAAGGCAGAAAAGGAAGTAATTCCAGAAAATTTGATAAGTTTTCTTCCAAAGATAAAATGGGTCTTTGGTAAGACAACACGTGATAGATGCTTGATAGCTTCCAAGTAAAATTATTAAGGAGCCCAAGACATTCCCAAGACACTACTTATTAAACAATGTTCAATACTAGACACATTCTCACATACTCCACACCTTACTAGACAATCAAATACAATTTACAAAATAGAACTTAAAAGCAATACTAATATCACAAAGAACTTAATTCCCAAGACCctatacttataaaaaaaaaactgaattccCAAGACACTACTTTCTAAACAATGTTTAATACTAGACACATTCTCATACTCCATACCTTACTAGAcaatcaaaaacaattttcaaaacagAACTTAAAAGCAATACTAATATCATAAAAGAAAAGCCCCTTAACTGTTATAGCTTCTTTTGATGCCTTTGGCATGTCTTCTTATCAAGTACTAAAATGTTTAATATTAAGCATTGCTTCTTTTTACCAGATGTATTTTTGTCTGACTAGCAGCCGGGTATTTTTCTGGTGTCACCTAAACCATCAACCTTTTCTCTGCGTAGTCATCCTAGTCTTTTATTTGTTGGCATCACCCTTTCCTTTCATAtgtacaaacaaaataaaatctttatGCTTGTTTAAATTAGATGCTATATATGGAAGCTGCTACTTTTACTTAGCAATACCATACCATTGTGTGGTTTACTAATGTCAAGCTGTACCAACTTGATTTATGTCTAAACAATGATTACAAGATAGTCTTATACTTCATATTTACTGAAAGTTTTGCCTAGGTTTACTCACATTCTAGTTTGTATTCTATCCCCTCTCTCATTTAATCAACTTCTTTTGCCAGGTGGCAGAGAGGGCTTTGTTCTTATGGAACAATGATCACATTGAGAATCTTATCAAACAGAACCGCAGAGTTATACTGCCAATTATCTTCCCTTCCTTGGAGAGAAATGCAAGAAACCACTGGAACCAGGCAGTACAGAGCTTGACACTAAACGTTCGCAAGATTTTCTCTGATATTGACTCTGAGCTTTTTGAAGAGTGCTTGCTCAAGTTTCAGGAAGACGAAGCacaagagaaagaaattaaGTCGAAACGCGAAGCCACATGGAAACGCTTAGAAGAGATTGCTGCAATGAAAGCTTCAAGTAATGAACCAGTGCTTGTCTCTCCTAGAAAACCCATTCGGGCACCATCTGGCTAGAGAGAGATTCCCATGTGTGATTACAGCGGTTTGATAATTGAATTGGTATGGAGgccatataaaaaaatgattatttaagtAGTGAGATATCAAGCTAGTTGCCATTAGTTCCTTGGTTGCTGACCTTCTGAATTGTTGTTTAATCAGGTGATTTGAGTCCCAAACTCAAGGATACCACTGCATGGGGTGCAGAGTAGCCCCAATTTGGTTTAACTCACGTGGACTGTATATATTTGATTGGATGGAGTAAGCAAATGGGTGTTGCAAAGCCTGTTCATATTGAAGATCTAGCCAGCAAAGTAGTTGCCTATTTGCTGTTGATGTTGTTGCATGTGGGAAAGGAAAGTGCGGGAGAAAAAAGAGCTCGAATTTGACATAAATGTGCTACATGTGAATTTGGTTTAATGGGGTAGGCTCAATCTTTTGATTATTTATATGTATCATCATACTTTGTTGCTTTTGTGAGTGTTCGTTGCTTGgcataaaatttgtttaaaagatgaaaagtttGTAGTTAGTAGAGCATGAAATGCTTTCCTCATTGTTCAACTTAACTTCTCTTAATGTTGTATTCTTTATGACCACAACCCACCCAAATCTGTTGAGTATTGCTGTTAGTACATGATATTTGTAGTCTATCTTCTTAGTACAAGGGGCCGGAGCCGGAAGCTCTGTCTGAAGGGCAATTTCTTGTGATTAAAGATATTTAAAAAGATCATAGTGAATAGGAGAGGTTGTTGGTAGACATTCTTATTCCCAATTTGAAAGAGGTTGATTTCTAGATTTAAATTTGCATGTCATTtaagtgtttttagaaaatgatCTTCCATTTTGTTACGAACCTAATTTTGATATAATATTCAAAACTAAAAGTTTTATAAATACTAATAACGTTCAAATTGGTAGGTTGTTGGTTTCAGTTTCTCACCAATCATTggctcaaataaataaaaaaatttaggcaaAAATCTAAAACTAACCTTCTAACTttcagcattttttattttagtcttttaattttcaattttgtcatttcagtcctctaaacGTGCGTTTGGATTGGACATTTTGCCCAATCCTTGCGTCCTGCGTTTTGTCTGTGGGTCCATGGGTGCTGTTCACAGACCCAAAAAAGTCattcaaacacaaattttaatataaatttgggtttcacagtactattcacatatttaaaaattattttgctacagtatttttagttttcaacaaataagcagTATTCAAAcacattttaacttttaattgcTGTCAATTTGGTACTCCATTAGACCTCAATTATTTGCCGTCATTAATTGAGCCAAAACgacattttggtttttaaaaaaaaaaaaatttcgtaattaaaaaaaaaaaaatttagtaatggGCCAACGAAAAGCCCAAAACCAACGAAAGGCCCGAAACTCCATTCAGTCAAAACCAAGGAAATACGACACCCATTCAGTCAGAACTCCATCAACGAAACCCTAGAATCTTCAAATTGCCAATGCCTGCGTTCCCTGCCctaagaggaagaaggaaaaggtCGGTGTCACGATcttcatcgtcatcaccatcaccatcttccaccaccaccacctcctctTCTTTGACAAAAACAGTTTGTATTCGTGCAATTTCTGAAGAAGGTCAatctaattggtttttggttaATGTCTCATTCCaagctgaagaagaagagagcaaGAAGAAAAGTCAAGGTAGAAGAGACCCATATGACGAGTTGCTGACCCGCTTCTTTGGACGTCGTCATCACCACCGCCCTGGCGTCACTGATGGTAATTTCCCAACACTTGATGAAGAAATCCATCCTTTCTCTAATGCTAATTTGTCCGCCTGTTCCTCCTGGGCATCTATCGGCGCTACACTGTATTGTGTTGGTGGTGTCCTTCCCCGTAGGAAGGGTTACATAGAGTCAGATTATTCTCGTGTAGTTAGGGCTTATGATCTCTCTCCTACTCCTACACACCATGGTTGGACTAAGAACCTTTCGCCAATGATCCGTCGCAGACGCACTCCTCGCTTGGCGGTTCTCGATGATAAGCTTTACGCCTTTGGCGGGGTCGCAGATGGTTCTCTTTTTGCCGAAGTTTATGATCCCATTGTGGACAAATGGGAGGCCTTGCCCCAACCATCTCCTACAATTAGGGATAATGCATGCTTTGCTGCACCGCTACACGGTATGAAGAAGATTGCGGTTGGTTTTAAATCTTTGTACAATGTAGTTACTGAGTCGTGGGAGATTGTGGAGGGTCTGGATGGTTTTACTGGAGAAGCACCCGTGACTGTTGGAAATACCATGTATTGGTTCTGGCGCTCAAAATACAGTGGCTCTTGTATACGTGCCTATGATTTCTATCAAATGAAGCTATTTGAAGGAGCTATAAAAAGTTTTGAGCACGAGACCCTCATCTGGAATGCTAAAACCGATCTTCTACACATGGGTGGTGATACCTTTTGCATGCTATGGCGTTCTCCCCCCATTTCTCAAACCAAAACCGAACACCATTGCACGCAACTTCATGTGATTAAGGAGGAAGTCTCTGAGGAAGGATCTAGAGGGGTTTTGAATGCCCGTGTTCTAGCGTGCCAATCTTTTATCACTCCTGGAAAGGCATCGATATGTGAAGCTCAGACACTGTACGTATGTTcactagtgttttatttttagtgatttttttgctttttgctgGAACTCTTATATAGAATGATTGTTTACTGAGTTCTTAACTAAAAAGGAAAATCACCCAGATTCATGATTTTTCTTTGGCTGTATATGTTTCTGGCAGAGGAAATATTATGTAATTACTCCGGAAACccttttaaaaatctttttttttttttaattttaaaaatgtaatatttggTTGCTTTATGTGTTTCTGGCATAAACTacttatcaaccaaaaaaaagtgtttctGGCATAAATTAACAAAGTCCAATTTGCATCTATGCTCAAAACACTCACTAATTTTATTAATCACTTCTCCACCTTTTTGAATACATTGAGCACTGTTGCAGGGGTATTTCTTTGATTGAGGATAACCGACAAGATGAGGCAATTGCTTCCTTAGAAGTAATCGGCAAGAATGGTGGAATAATATTGGAGATGAGGACTCCTCAGACTACAGTAGTCTAAGCTACATTAAACTTATGTAAAAGATGAGGATGattgtactttatttttttaacttggaTTAATTATTCTTTGAAATATGTTTCTTTTCTAGATGTAAAGTGCAAATTTATTGTCTCACGTACAGTTTGAGGTCGACCAAATTATGAGACCCAGCAAACACTAGGTCGTGTCTATATCTTATATCTGGGGCAATTGTCTTAAATCCCAAAATGTGTGTGTTATTGTGCATGTTTTGTGAAAAGCATTGGCTTTTCATATCTTGACTATTTTTAGATTGTGGAGCCATAGATCGTTGCAATAACTCCACCATTGAATCCAATGGTTGTCTAGTTTAGTAGTTTAAACTATAGCTTGATTGGTAATAGAATTGTAGAGGAAAGGATGCTATAACAAAGAGCGGCAGGTTAACTTGTGATATGGAGAGCTTCACTTAGAAAAGAGTGGACGCTTTAACAAAAGACGGACGTGCTGAAAATGGTTGTCATCACAAGAATGTGAAATAGTGGCAAATTGTGGTAGTTGCAGTAGCAGCCTGTGAAAGAAAAAagcagttatatatatatatatatttaaagccGCTTTAATTGCAGTAGCAGCTTTGTGCGTATGTACATGAGCAATCCTTCATTTCTCAATGGCATGTTCCTTGctttgttttcttaaaatggtagtaatattaataataaggttaaattacaaattacactctttatgtttttttttttatccttctaatttttgattttttgaatctttCCCCTCAACTTTCATTCTGGGTTCCTTGTGGTCCTTTCATCCACTTCCGTCAAATGAGTTTTGTTAAGCGCTTAAAacaatgtgattttgatttttctgtCCAATTTAACTTtcgttcttttttcttttctttaatttttacttaaattttttttttgtctttcaaaTACATATGGACTCACCCCATTCTGAAAATTTCAatcttaaattaatatataagcCAGAAGCCTcacatgagaaaaaaaaaaaaatatatatatatatatatatatatacacctgAAAGCTGAgaatcattttcaaaattatatacaccGAATCACCGATTAATGTTGCCCAAGTTGGAGAATGATAGAATTAGGCTTCCATTAATTGGACTTCTGGATTTTATAAGACAGGTTGAATGTGAATTAGTTTATACATGGAGAGTCTGTTAATATGTTGTGGTCAAATTTAGTATGGAACCTTAGTATACCTTGTTTTATTGGGCTTATAAGGTTAAAGATAATTTGGTAGTATCATTAAAGAtaattaaaaggaaaactatATTTATTCAAcataaaatcttattaaaaatataacttattttcagagattgttttcaaaaaatagcTCTATCTCATACTACGCTAAATAAATGAAGTTAAGAGAcaatataaaaactattaaaaacaaTTCTATATCATTTTGAGGTCAATataaaacatagaaaaatgagatagttttctaaaatattactttttggaaaatgattcattctttataaaatattattattgaaacaaaCTGAGTGTAAATCTAGGTGTATGTGATACTTCTAGTGTGACCTGACATcagaaatattttgtttattgataAGAGTAAGATGTTAATTATATGCATGCATATATAAACTTATGATATTCTCTCCATAGACCATGATAATTAATCTTTACTATCAGCCAAAACACCgatgagtttctttttttggtaagcaagatttgattgaaaatctcttatttaataaaaaatcattttactaGGTAACTAccatagattattattattattattattattattattattttgagaagatACCATAGATTATTTCAATTGCTTGAATTGAACACTTGTAGGTCTTTATAGATTCTCAATTCgccaagttttatttatttaataaggtTTTGTTTTCTCTGAGAAAGTGGCTAATGAattctttatataaaataataatgtattGATGGTGTATATTTTACCTAGTTTGTTTAGATTCCAATATAATAAGTAAATGGCTATTACCAAAGACCTTCCAAAAATTAAGTGATTGAATGATCTCCAATAACTCTAAAAGTACGAGAGTTAGGAAATTCTACATACCTTAGATAAGAGGGGGCTTGATGCTTAAATAGTGATATAGATCCGATCAAGATCCCACCAATGTATACTCTTTCTTTATAGGAAGAGTAAGGAGTTAGTGCTCCAAGATTCTTGTACTTAACTTATCAT is a genomic window of Quercus lobata isolate SW786 chromosome 2, ValleyOak3.0 Primary Assembly, whole genome shotgun sequence containing:
- the LOC115976514 gene encoding serine/threonine protein phosphatase 2A 57 kDa regulatory subunit B' theta isoform-like produces the protein MIKQFLNKLPRKSSKSSENREGGGTSTSSSNVPNSLRGGDLASNRYGNTGAISFSDATSNLVLNQGNKIQQGVNSKLNGNSAVFSFEALPSFKDVPNTEKQNLFIKKLNLCCVVFDFSDPTKDFKEKEIKRQTLVELVDHIASANGKFSETVMQEIIKMVSKNLFRTLTSPPRENKVLEGFDLEEEEPSMDPAWPHLQIVYEFLLRFVASPETDAKLAKRYVDHSFVLRLLDLFDSEDPRERDYLKTVLHRIYGKFMVHRPFIRKAINNIFYRFIFETEKHNGIAELLEILGSIINGFALPLKEEHKLFLVRALIPLHKPKCIPMYHQQLSYCITQFVEKDCKLADTIIRGLLKYWPITNSSKEVMFLGELEEVLEATQPAEFQRCMVPLFRQIGRCLSSSHFQVAERALFLWNNDHIENLIKQNRRVILPIIFPSLERNARNHWNQAVQSLTLNVRKIFSDIDSELFEECLLKFQEDEAQEKEIKSKREATWKRLEEIAAMKASSNEPVLVSPRKPIRAPSG
- the LOC115978247 gene encoding uncharacterized protein LOC115978247, encoding MPAFPALRGRRKRSVSRSSSSSPSPSSTTTTSSSLTKTVCIRAISEEGQSNWFLVNVSFQAEEEESKKKSQGRRDPYDELLTRFFGRRHHHRPGVTDGNFPTLDEEIHPFSNANLSACSSWASIGATLYCVGGVLPRRKGYIESDYSRVVRAYDLSPTPTHHGWTKNLSPMIRRRRTPRLAVLDDKLYAFGGVADGSLFAEVYDPIVDKWEALPQPSPTIRDNACFAAPLHGMKKIAVGFKSLYNVVTESWEIVEGLDGFTGEAPVTVGNTMYWFWRSKYSGSCIRAYDFYQMKLFEGAIKSFEHETLIWNAKTDLLHMGGDTFCMLWRSPPISQTKTEHHCTQLHVIKEEVSEEGSRGVLNARVLACQSFITPGKASICEAQTLGISLIEDNRQDEAIASLEVIGKNGGIILEMRTPQTTVV